The Chryseobacterium sp. G0186 genome includes the window TACTCGTTGTTTTATAATAATTCTTAACTTTTTTTCGTAATTTGCTGCTAAGTTGTTCATGGTTAAATTGTTGTATTTTTTAATATAACTTGTTGATTTTAAGAATTGTAAATGGTGTTCTTATGGCATTTTATGATGTGCGACGAATTATTAAATTGAAGAATAAGATTATGTTATGAGAAAAATATATACGTTTTTAGCCCTTGCAGCCACTTCAATGGCTTTTTCTCAATCAAAAACATTGGAAAAAGTAGAGCCGGCTTTCTGGTGGAAAGGAATGAAAAATCCTGAACTTCAGATTCTTGTTTACGGAAAAGGAATTGCCAATAATCAGATCACGCTTTCAGATGGTATAAACATTAAAGATATTCAAAAGGTAGAGAACCCAAACTATGTTTTTATTACCGTGAACACCAATGAAATTAATGTTCCGAAGTTTACCATCAATGTTAATAAAGGTCAAAAAAAACTTGATTCCTATACCTATGAACTAAAACAGCGAAATGCCGGATCTGCAGACCGGGAATCCTATACCTCAAAGGATATGATGTACCTGATCATGCCTGATCGTTTTGCAAACGGAGATGAAAAAAATGACTCTACTCCAGGTCTTACAGAAAAAGCAGACCGCAGCTTACCCAACGGCAGGCATGGAGGAGATCTTCGGGGAATTATCAATAACCTTGATTACATTCAGAATCTGGGAGCAACGGCAGTTTGGTTAACGCCCGTTAATGAGGATAATGAAAAGGTGTATTCTTATCATGGATATGCTCAAACTGATCTGTATAAAATAGATGCCCGTTACGGAACCAACGAAGATTATAAGACGCTTTCTCAGGAACTCAATAAAAGGAAAATGAAGCTGGTGATGGATTATGTTACCAATCACTGGGGTGTTTCCCATTGGATGATTAAGGATCTTCCTACAAAAGATTGGATTCACTGGTTCAATGAGGGAGAAAACGGATTTAAGAGATCCAATTACAAGACATCCACCCAGTTCGATACCAACGCCTCAGATATTGATAAAAAATATGCTCTGGACGGATGGTTCGACAAGACCATGCCGGATATTAACCAAAAAAATCCGCTGGTTTTAAAATATTTAACCCAAAATGCAATCTGGTGGATTGAATATGCAGAATTAAGGGGCTTTCGCGTAGATACCTATCCTTACAATGACAAGGAAGCTATGGCGAAGTGGGCAAAGGCCATTACCGATGAGTATCCAAAATTTAATATCGTAGGAGAAACATGGTTGTATACCGCAGGGCAAATCTCAGCGTGGCAGAAAAACTCAAAGACAGGAGAAGCTGCAGGGTATAATTCACATTTACCTTCTGTGATGGATTTTATGCTGTTTGCAGATATGCCTAAGGCCTTTAAAGAGAAAGAAGGATGGGATACAGGATTGATAAAGCTTTATGACTCGTTTAGTAACGATTTCCTTTATCCGGATATCAATAATGTGATGGTATTCTTTGAAAATCACGATACCGAACGATGGAATGAGATTTTCAATGCAGATCCAACCATTTACAAAATGGGATTAACCCTTATTTCAACCGTTCGTGGAATTCCACAAATTTATTACGGTTCCGAAGTAGGAATGCGTGGTGATAAGAAAAAAGGAGGTGATGCCGATATCCGCAGAGATTTTCCCGGAGGTTGGAAGTCTGACAAACAAAATGCTTTCAATCCGTCCACACAAACTCCTGAACAAAAAGATTTTTATCAGTTTACACAGAAATTACTGAACTGGAGAAAAGGGAAGGAAGTAATCCATACCGGAAAAACTAAAAATTACGTTCCTAAAGACGGGGTTTTCACTTATTTCAGATACAATGATAATGAAAGTGTAATGGTGGCCATCAATAACAGTGAAAAAGCTCAGATTATAGACCTGAAATATTTTGAAGAATCTTTAAAAGGATTTTCCAAAGGAAAAGAGGTAATCTCAGGAAAAGAATTAATATTACAGGATCAGATAACAATTCCTGCAAAGACTCCGTTGATCATTGAACTAAAAAAATAAATAATACCTATGAGAAAATTAATAGCTGTTCATACACTCGTCCTGTTTTTGTTCGGGTTTACAGTACTTTCAGCACAATCAAATAAGACATTTGAAAAAGAAAAATCTGAAATCAGTACCATGCTCGATGCATTCAATGTAGCAGCTGCAAAAGCTGATTATACCGGTTATTTCAATTTTTTTGCTGATGAATCTACATTTATTGGGACAGATGCTACAGAAGTATGGAATAAAAAAGAATTCATGGTCTGGGCAAAACCCCATTTCGATAAAAAAAGAACCTGGAATTTTACTTCCCTTAAAAGAAATATCTATTTCAGTAAAGACGGAAAGCTGGCTTGGTTTGATGAATTATTGGATACCCAAATGAAGATCTGCAGAGGTTCAGGCGTGGTGGAAAAAATTAACGGAAACTGGAAAGTAAAACAATATGTGCTCTCTATGACAGTTCCGAATGATGTAGTGGATAAAGTAGTTGCCGAAAAGACAGCTCTTGAAGATCCTCTGATACAAGAATTAAAAAAATAAGAATGAATCATTCATACAGTACGATTTCAAAAAGAATAAAACCCAACCTTTCCATGCTTCAGATCATTAATATGAGCATGGGTTTTCTGGGGATTCAAATGGCATTTGGGCTGCAGAATGGAAATGCGAGCCGTATTCTTGCCAACTTAGGAGCTGACGTTCATGAGCTATCCTGGTTCTGGTTAGTTGCTCCCATTACAGGTTTGATCGTTCAGCCTATTATCGGACATATGGGAGACAATACCTGGAGTCCGCTGGGGAGAAGAAAACCTTACTTTTTAATCGGAGCCATTTTGTGTGCCATAGGATTAGTGTTACTTCCCAATGCAGCTTCCGTAACTCAGATGTTTGCAGCCAATGCTTTGTTGTTAGCCGTAATTTTCCTTGCCATGATGGATGCATCCGTCAATATTGCGATGGAGCCTTTCAGGGCCCTGGTGGGAGATATGCTTCCAAAACATCAGGGAACAATAGGATTTTCAGTACAAACAATCCTGATAGGAATAGGAGCTGTCTTAGGTTCTTATCTCCCGGATTGGATGACAAAACTTGGAATTTCCAATGTAGCACCCAAAGGTTTTGTGGCAGATAACGTTATCTACTCTTTCTATGTAGGAGCCGTATTGCTGATCTTGTCCATTTTGTATACCATTATAACAACCAGAGAATATTCTCCAGCTGAATTTGCTGAGTTTGAAGACGGTAAAGAAGCAGAAAATGAAAAATCTAAGTTTTCAGATATTTTCAAAGACTTTGCGGCAATTCCTGCACAGATGAAAAAATTGGGAATTGTACAATTCTTCTCATGGTTTGCCTTATTTACCATGTGGGTGTTTACAACCAGTGCGTTGGCAACCCATCATATGGGACTTTCACCAGAGGATACCCACTCCAAGGCTTTCAATGATGCCGGAGATTTAACAGGTAAACTTTTTGGAATGTACAATCTCTGGGCCATTCCGTTTGCTTTTCTACTGACTCCCATTGCAAAATGGATCGGAAAGAAACAAACGCATGCCTTAGCTTTATTATGCGGGGGATTGGGACTGATCTCAATGTACTTTATCAAAGACGTAAACAACCTATGGATATCAATGGTAGGATTAGGATTTGCCTGGGCAAGTATCCTGGCGATGCCTTATGCCATGCTTATTGAAGTAATTCCACAAAGAAAAATGGGGGTTTACATGGGGATATTCAATTTCTTTATTGTAATTCCTCAGATTATCAACGGTTTATTCGGAGGGCCTATTGTAAGTGGTGTTTTTGGTAAGCAGGCAATGGATTATGTAGTAGTAGGTGGTGTTTGTATGTTAATAGGTGCACTGGTTACAATGATCTTCGTTACATCTGAAGATGAAACGCCTAAAGAAATTGAAGAAGAGATTAAGCAGGTGCATTTTTAGAAGTTAGAAGTTAGAAGTTAGAAGTTAGAAGTTAGAAGTTGCGCTGTCTATTTTGGAATTAAATTTAAAATTAAGCAACTCATAATATACAAGTAATATACAAGACTATTATAAAATTCAATAGAAGCGGGCTTTAGCCCACTTTCATATTATAAACCTAATCCATTGGCTTTAGCCAAAACGTATAAATAAAACCTTTGAAAGATAATTTCAAAGGTCCTTTTCTACATTCTTATCATCATTGGGAAATTATAGTTTAGATTCCTACGGAATGACAAAGTGTATGTGTTATATTAAATTTAGAAATCTGCTTAATCAGCAAAATTTGCGAGAGAAAATATTCACTTGGAATGAACTTTCCTTTTGATAGGATCTTGTCATTCCGAAGGAATCTCAGCATAGTTATTTGAATTATAGTTTAGATTCCTACGGAATGACAAAGTGTATGTGTTATATTAAATTTAGCAATCTGCTTAATCTGCAAAATCTGCGAGAGAAAATATTCACTTGGAATGGATTTTCCTTTTGTAGAATCTTGTCATTCCGTAGGAATCTCAGCATAGTTATTTGAATTATAGTTTGGATTCCTGCGGAATGACAAAGTGTATTTGTTATATTAAATTTAGAAATCTGTTTAATCAGCAAAATCTGCGAGAGAAAATATTCACTTGGAATGGACTTTCCTTTTGTAGAATCTTGTCATTCCGTAGGAATCTCAGCATAGTTATTTGAATTATAGTTTGGATTCCTGCGGAATGACAAAGTGTATTTGTTATATTAAATTTAGAAATCTGTTTAATCAGCAAAATCTGCGAGAGAAAATATTCACTTGGAATGGACTTTCCTCTTGTAGAATCTTGTCATTCCGAAGGAATCTCAGCATAGTTATTTGAATTATAGTTTGGATTCCTACAGAATGACAAAGTGTATGTGCTATATTAAATTTAGCAATCTGCTTAATCAGTAAAATCTGCGAGAGAAAATATTCACTTGGAATGGACTTTCCTTTTGTAGGATCTTGTCATTCCGTAGGAATCTCAGCATAGTTATTTGAATTATAGTTTGGATTCCTGCAGAATGACAAAGTGTATGTGCTATTTTTATATTGAATTAAAAAACGCTCAATATGCTATTCAGTATGAAGTTTTATCGCAGATAAAATTCTTGCGCCTTAAAAGCATAGAGAAGGTAAATCCATTGCGTCTTTGCGTAATCCAACTTATCAAAAAATTCCTCCTAATTTCCTTTCTTAACCTACATCAACTTTTTTTCACTCTCACATCCCGTACATTTGTACCATAAATAATCACAGAAATGAAAACAGTATATCATAAAGCAGATTCAAGAGGCCATGCCAACCACGGATGGTTAAACTCTTACCATACATTTAGTTTTGCAAACTATCAAAACAAAGACAGAATGAGCTTTGGAGTTTTAAGAGTGTTGAACGACGATACCGTTTCTCAGGGAATGGGATTCGGGACACACCCACACAGGGATATGGAAATTATATCCATTCCGTTGGAAGGTAATTTGGAACATAAAGATTCAATGGGGACTACTGCGGTCATCAAAAAAGGTGAAATTCAGGTGATGAGCGCCGGAACCGGAGTAATGCACAGCGAATACAATCAGAATAAAGATGAAGAAGTAAAGTTTCTGCAGATTTGGGTTTTTCCTAGAGAATTGAATGTTGAACCAAGATATGATCAGAAAAGTATTAAAGACGGTGAAAAGATCAATGGATTCCAGCAGATTTTATCTCCTAATAAAAATGATGACGGGGTTTGGATCCATCAGGATGCTTGGTTTAATTTAGCCAACTTTACAAAAGGAAACGGCAAAAATTATATGTTGAACAAAAAAGGAAATGGAGTCTATGCTTTTGTTTTAAAAGGAAGTGCAAAAGTGGGTGATCGTATCCTTAATGAAAGAGACGGTTTGGGAATCTGGGATACCCAAAGCTTTAATATTGAAGCAGTGGAAGACACAGAGGTATTATTAATGGAAGTCCCAATGGAATTACCGGCTTATCTTAAATAAAAAACTAAATTTGTATCCTTAAAAATTTAAAATAATAGGAGATCACCATCAAAGACCGATGGTGGTTTCCTACAACAAAAAATAATTACTACATATGAAAATTTTAGCAATAGCAGGAAGTAATTCAGAAGTTTCAATGAACAAACAGTTGGTAACTTATGCATCTACTTTATTTGAAAATGCAGAAGTAGAAGTGGTGGATCTGAATCCTTTCGAAATGCCAATCTATAAACATGAAAGAGAATTAGCAGGCGGAGTTCCTCAGGAAGCACATGATTTTGCTGCAAAAATTGACGGAGCAAACTTATTGTTGGTTTCTCTTGGAGAACACAACGGAACCTATTCTACAGCATTCAAAAATGTATTCGACTGGGTATCCAGAATCAAAGACAGAACAGTATGGAATGAAGTACCAATGTTACTGATGTCTACATCCCCGGGAGGTAGAGGTGGAGCTGGAGTTTTAGAAGCAGCATCCAAGCGTTTCCCGTTCCATGGTGGAAATGTGGTAGAAACGTTTTCTCTTCCTTTCTTTAACGATAACTTTGATAAAGCGGAACAGAAAATTTCTAACGAAGAGAAAAACAGTGAATTAAAGGATAAAATCAAGAAGATTGCAGCCATTGAAACCATCCTTGAAAAATAGAATTTGAATATTCATTTAAAATTACTATTTTTGCAAAAAGAAAAGAGATGAAAATTCAGACCTCCTATAAACAAAGTTTTTCTCATAAAGGGAAAGTTATGGGCTCTGAAATTCTGAGATAAAATAACGGCCGATAATCTGAAAAGATTGTCGGCTTTTTTGTTTTCTAAATCGAATATAAAAAGTAATTGAAATATTAAAAGATAAAAAGACACAAGAGGGCAGATGCAAGACACAAAATCATCTGAAATCTGAAATCTAATATCTAAAAATCTAAGCAGACATGAGCAACACTTACAAATCAGCAGGAGTAGACAAAGAAGAAGGATACAAAACAGTTGACAAGATCAAAAAAGCAGTTGGTGAAACCCACAACTCCAATGTATTGAACCACTTGGGAAGTTTTGGTGCTTTCTATGAAATCGGAGGATACAAAAATCCGGTTCTTGTTTCAGGAACAGATGGAGTAGGAACAAAGCTGAAAGTAGCTTTAGATACTAAAAAATACGATTCTATCGGGGTAGACTGTTTCGCAATGTGTGCCAATGATATTCTTTGTCATGGTGCAAAACCTTTGTTTTTCCTAGATTATTTGGCTTGTGGAAAGCTTAATTCTGAGATTGCGGCAGAAATCGTTCTTGGAATGGTAAATGCTTGTAAGGATAACAACTGTGCATTGATTGGTGGTGAAACGGCTGAAATGCCGGGAATGTACCAGCCGGGTGATTATGATGTTGCCGGATTCTGTGTAGGAATTGTAGAAAAAGATCAGATCATTGATGGTTCCAACATTAAGGCAGGTAACAAGATTATTGCATTGCCAAGCTCAGGATTCCATTCAAACGGATTCTCTTTAGTAAGAAAAGTATTCCCTAACTTCGAAGAGGAGTTTGAAGGAAAACCTTTATACGAAACCCTTCTAGTGCCAACAAGATTATACTTCAAGGACATTCATAAAGTATTGGAAGAAGTAAAAGTAGGCGGAATAGCTCACATTACAGGAGGTGGATTGTATGAAAACGTTCCAAGAATCATCCCTGAAGGACTTTGTGCTTCTATCGACGGTTCCAAAGTAAGAATTCCAAGTGTAATGCTTGAACTGGAGAAAAGAGGTGGAGTTACCCGTGAGGAAATGTACGGAACATTCAACATGGGAGTAGGAATGATTATCGTTGTAGATCCTGAACATGCTGAAAAAGTATTGCACCTTTTAGATGATGCCTACGAAATTGGAGAGATCACAGAAGGAGCAGAGAAAATTAATTTATCATTATAAAATATACCAATATAGCAATGTATCAGTGTACCAATTAAAATCATTGTTACATTGTTTGACTGATACATTGTTACATTATTAACATGAAGAACATCGTTGTACTCGTATCCGGTTCAGGAACCAATCTGCAGAGAATTATTGATACCATTGAGGCTGGAGAAATCCAGAACGCAAAAGTAACTTTGGTAGTGGCTGACAGAGAGTGTTTCGGATTGGAAAGAGCAAAGAATCATAATATAGAAAACATACTTATTCCAAGAGGAAAGAACTTCAGCAGTGAATTGGCTAAAGTAATTCCGGCAGATACAGATCTTATTGTATTGGCAGGGTTTTTATCCATTTTAAAATCTGAATTCTGCGAAAACTGGAATGGTAAAATAATCAATATTCATCCTGCGCTGCTTCCGAAATTCGGAGGAAAAGGAATGTGGGGAATGAACGTTCACAATGCAGTTATTGAAGCCAAAGAAGTAGAGAGTGGGGCAACTGTACATTTTGTAACCCCGGGTATTGATGAGGGAGAAGCTATTCTTCAAAAATCTTTTGAAGTAACCGCTGATGATACTCCTGAAACATTGGCTCAGAAAGTTCACCAGATTGAATATGAAATATTTCCGGTAGCGATCAATAAGGTCCTGGGGAATAAATAAAATATAACAATGTATCAATGTAACAGTTTACCCATAGTTTAATGGTTACATTACTAAATTGATACATTGCTACATTAGCAAAAATCTAAGTAAAATAAAAAGTAAGTTCGGAGGTGAAAGACCCGGACACAGTTTGAAATAACTGTAAAAAGTAAAAAATTGAAAGTAAAATGAGTAAAAAGAGAGTTTTAATCAGTGTTTCTGACAAAAGCGGATTAATTGAGTTCGCACAGTTTTTGGAAGCTCAAAATTATGAGTTGATCTCTACAGGAGGAACGTTCAAACATTTGAAAGACGCTGGTTTAAATCCAATTCAGATTGATGAGGTAACCAATTTCCCTGAAATGTTGGACGGAAGAGTGAAGACTCTACATCCAAAAGTTCACGGTGGATTGTTAGCTGTCCGTACCAACGAAGAGCACATGAAAACCGTTCAGGAGCACGGAATTGGTCTGATTGATATGGTTATCGTAAACCTTTATCCTTTCTTTGAAAACGTGAACAAGAATATTTCTTTACACGAGAAAGTAGAGTTTATCGATATCGGTGGCCCATCTATGCTTCGTTCTGCAGCTAAAAACTTTGACTCTGTTACTGTTATCACAGATGTAGAAGATTATACTACAGTGAAGCTGGAAATGGAACAAAACGGTGATACATACATCGAAACCCGTAAAAAACTTGCAGGAAAGGTATTCAACCTTACATCAGCTTATGATGCAGCCATCTCAAGAATGCTTTTAGATGAAGAATATCCAACATATCTAAACGCTTCTTACAAAAAGGTTTCTGACCTAAGATATGGTGAAAACCCTCACCAAACGGCAGCTTACTACGTTTCTACTTTCGAGAATGGAGCAATGAAAGACTTCGAACAGTTAGGAGGTAAAGAACTTTCTTTCAATAATCTTCGTGATATGGACCTTTGCTGGAAAGTAGTAACTGAGTTCAAAGAAGAAATGGCTTGTTGCGCTGTAAAACACTCTACACCTTGTGGAGTTGCTATCGGAACTTCAGCATTGGAAACTTACCAAAAAACATTCGAATGTGATCCGGTATCCATCTTTGGCGGAATTGTTGCAATGAACTATAAGATCGATGCAGCAACAGCAGAGGAATTAAACAAAACATTCCTTGAAATTGTAATGGCTCCTGACTTCGATGAAGAAGCACTTGAAGTATTAAGAAAAAAGAAAAATCTAAGAATCATTAAAATCGTAAACCCTGTTTCAGACAAGCAGACGTGGGTGAAAGTAGATGGTGGTATCTTGGTTCAGGATAATGATACTCATTTCTCTGATGATATTAAGGTAGTTACTGATGTACAGCCTACAGAAGAGCAGAAAAAAGCATTACTTTTCTCTCAGAGAGTCGTAAAATATGTGAAGTCAAACGCTATTGTTGTTTCCAACGGAATCCAGGCATTCGGAATCGGAGGCGGACAGGTGAACAGAATCTGGGCAACACAACAGGCCATTGAAAGAGCAAAAGAAAAATTCTCAGGAGATTTAGTATTGGCATCAGACGCATTTTTCCCTTTCCGTGATGTAGTAGATTTCTGCGCTCAGGAAGGTATTAAGGCAATCATTCAGCCAGGTGGAAGTGTAAAAGATCAGGATAGCGTTGAAGCTGCAAATGAGCACGGTATTCCAATGATGTTTACAGGTGTTAGACACTTTTTCCACTAATTAAAATAGAATTAAAAAATAATTAGGGATTGTATTTATAGCATTCAAAATTATATATTTGTAAAATAGACTAGATAATAATATAAAGTATGAGAATATTAATCATAGGTGAAGGCGGTAGAGAATCTGCTTTAGCGGCAAAGCTTCAGAATGACCCAAGAATTTCTAAAATGTTTTTTGCTAACGGGAATGCTACTACCGATGTAATAGGGAAAAATGTTCATTTATCAGAAATCAAAGAACTTAGAGATTTCGCTATTAAAGAGAAAGTTGATCTTACTATTGTAGGTCCAGAGGCTCCACTTGTTGCGGGGTTAAAGGATGAATTCAAAAAGCATGATCTTAAGGTTTTCGGACCTACTCAGAAAGTAGCAAGCCTTGAAGGAAGTAAAGCTTTCTCTAAGAAATTTATGCAGACCTATGATATCAAAACAGCTAAAGCTGTAGTATTTGATTCATATAACGAAGCTAAAGAATATGTACAGACACAGCAATATCCTTTAGTAATCAAGGCTAGTGGTTTAGCAGGCGGAAAAGGAGTTGTTATTTGTGATACCCTTGAAGAAGCTGAAGCTACCATCCACGATTTCATGATCAGAAGAATCTATGGAGATGCCGGTATTCGTTTAGTTATTGAAGAATATTTACAAGGTTTTGAGGCTTCTATCATTGCTTTCTCTAATGGTGAAAAACTTTTCCCGTGTGTAGCTGCAAAAGATTATAAAAAAGCTGGAAACGGAGATACAGGACCTAATACAGGAGGTATGGGTTCAGTAGCACCAAGCCCGGAATTTACTCAGGAGCACTATGCAGATTTCGAGAAAAATATCTTAGAACCTACCATTAAAGGTCTTAAAGCTGAAGGATTCGGATTTAAGGGAATTATCTTCTTCGGATTGATGGTTACGAAAAACGGAGCTTACCTTCTTGAATATAACATGAGATTTGGAGATCCTGAAACTCAGGTATTGATGGCTCTTATGGAAAACAACCTTCTGGATGTGATCCAGGACTGTATGGATGGAAAAGACATTCAGCTTAAGTTTAAGGATGAGAAAGCTGTTTGTTTGGTAATGTGTTCAGGAGGATATCCTAGAAACATTGAAACAGGTTTTGAAATCACAGGAGAAGACAAAGTAAAGCACAGTAAACTATTATATGCAGGGGCTATCAAAAAAGGAGACAAAGTAGTTTCCAATGGTGGTAGAGTATTGAACATCGTAGCTACAGGTGCTACTTTCGAAGATGCCCGCAAGAAAGTTTACGAAGATGCCGGACACGTACATTTCGATTATGGCTTCTACAGAGAAGACATCGGAAAGTTTTAATAAAAATCACGAAAAAAGATTTGGATCATTTCCAAGTCTTTTTTTGTAAAACAGTTGATTAGGCTTTAGGGAACAATAGTTTCTTATAGAGTTGTATTTTATCAATAGGATTGGGCTTTAGCCCGATTAATTATAAAAATATTAGCCTAAATAAATTGGTTACACAATTTTTGAGTGAAAGCTTGATCAATGGATATAATACAGGCTTTATCATTCCGTAGGGATCTCAATAATAAAGAGATATTAGAAGACTTAGCTTCTTACGGAATGAAAAAGTACCGTAAAACCTTAATGCAATTGAACGATCAAAAAGTAACTCATCATTTATAATTTATAAATCATAATTCAAACATGAACAACGGTATTATTATTTTAGATTTCGGATCCCAGTACAACCAGCTTATCGGAAGAAGAATCCGTGAGATGGGGGTATATTCTGAAATTTTACCTTTCAATACACCATTACAAGATATTTTAGCAAAACAGCCAAAAGGAATCATCCTTTCCGGCGGACCAAGTTCTGTAAATGCAGAAAATGCCCACCTGGTAGAAAAAGCATTATATGAGCAGGGAGTTCCTGTGTTGGGAATTTGCTACGGAATGCAGATGACTGCTCATCTTTTAGGTGGAAAAGTAAACAAGGGAGAGAAAGGAGAATATGGAAAGGCTAACCTTGAGATCGTAAAAGAAAGCTCTTTATTAAAAGGAGTTACCCAAAACTCAGTTGTTTGGATGAGCCACTTTGACGAAGTAGGAGAATTACCTGCAGGTTTTGAATTAAATGCAAAATCAGGAGTAATTGCTTCCATTTCCAATGAAGATAAAAAAATCTTCTGCGTTCAGTTCCACCCAGAGGTTTCTCATACAGAAGAAGGAGGAAAAATGTTGGAGAACTTCGTTTTCGGAATCTGTAATGCAGAGAAAAACTGGAAACTGACCAATTATATTGAAAAAACAGTTGAAGAGATCCGTGAAAAAGTAGGAGACAACAAAGTGATCCTTGGGCTTTCTGGAGGAGTTGATTCTTCTGTAGCAGCAGTTTTAATCCATAAGGCTATCGGTGATCAGTTGACTTGTATCTTCGTAGATACAGGACTTTTAAGAAAGGATGAAGGGAAGAAAGTAATGGATCAGTATGGAGAACACTTCCATATGAACATTAAAATGGTTGATGCCAAAGAAAGATTCCTTTCAAAATTAGCCGGAGTAGACGATCCTGAAGCGAAGAGAAAGGCTATTGGAAATGAGTTTATTCATGTTTTTGATGAAGAATCCCACAAAATTGAGGGTGCTAAATTCCTAGCTCAAGGTACCATCTATCCTGACGTTATCGAAAGCCAGTCTGTAAACGGACCATCTGCAGTTATCAAGTCTCACCACAACGTTGGAGGACTTCCTGAAGATATGGAATTCGAATTATTAGAGCCATTAAGAGAGCTTTTCAAGGACGAAGTAAGAAGAGTAGGAGAAGAATTAGGAATTCCTCACCACATGGTATACAGACACCCTTTCCCGGGGCCGGGACTTGGAATCAGAGTATTGGGAGCTGTAGATGCTGAGAAAGTAAGAATCCTTCAGGAGGCTGATGATATCTTCATCGAAGAACTATACAAAAATGATCTTTACGAAAAAGTATCTCAGGCTTTCGTTGTATTACTTCCTGTAAAATCTGTAGGAGTAATGGGTGACGAAAGAACTTATGAATATACAGCTGTAGTTCGTTCTGCCAATACCATCGACTTTATGACGGCAACGTGGAGCAGACTTCCTTACGAATTCCTGGATACTGTTTCAAGCAGAATCATCAACGAAGTAAGAGGAATCAACAGAGTAGCTTACGATATTTCAAGCAAACCGCCTGCAACCATTGAGTGGGAATAATTTTTTGACTTGAATTCTAAATACAAATCCTGCCCTTATGGGTGGGATTTTTTGTTAAATGTTTTTAATGTTTCTGAAAAAAATACTTACTTAGCATAAAATCATTTAAACTATAACCAGGATACTAATTAATTTATGAAAAGCATACTGCCCCTATTATTACTGTTTACAGCAAATTCCCTCTTTGCACAGTCGAAGAAGTT containing:
- the purN gene encoding phosphoribosylglycinamide formyltransferase, with product MKNIVVLVSGSGTNLQRIIDTIEAGEIQNAKVTLVVADRECFGLERAKNHNIENILIPRGKNFSSELAKVIPADTDLIVLAGFLSILKSEFCENWNGKIINIHPALLPKFGGKGMWGMNVHNAVIEAKEVESGATVHFVTPGIDEGEAILQKSFEVTADDTPETLAQKVHQIEYEIFPVAINKVLGNK
- the purH gene encoding bifunctional phosphoribosylaminoimidazolecarboxamide formyltransferase/IMP cyclohydrolase — translated: MSKKRVLISVSDKSGLIEFAQFLEAQNYELISTGGTFKHLKDAGLNPIQIDEVTNFPEMLDGRVKTLHPKVHGGLLAVRTNEEHMKTVQEHGIGLIDMVIVNLYPFFENVNKNISLHEKVEFIDIGGPSMLRSAAKNFDSVTVITDVEDYTTVKLEMEQNGDTYIETRKKLAGKVFNLTSAYDAAISRMLLDEEYPTYLNASYKKVSDLRYGENPHQTAAYYVSTFENGAMKDFEQLGGKELSFNNLRDMDLCWKVVTEFKEEMACCAVKHSTPCGVAIGTSALETYQKTFECDPVSIFGGIVAMNYKIDAATAEELNKTFLEIVMAPDFDEEALEVLRKKKNLRIIKIVNPVSDKQTWVKVDGGILVQDNDTHFSDDIKVVTDVQPTEEQKKALLFSQRVVKYVKSNAIVVSNGIQAFGIGGGQVNRIWATQQAIERAKEKFSGDLVLASDAFFPFRDVVDFCAQEGIKAIIQPGGSVKDQDSVEAANEHGIPMMFTGVRHFFH
- the purD gene encoding phosphoribosylamine--glycine ligase encodes the protein MRILIIGEGGRESALAAKLQNDPRISKMFFANGNATTDVIGKNVHLSEIKELRDFAIKEKVDLTIVGPEAPLVAGLKDEFKKHDLKVFGPTQKVASLEGSKAFSKKFMQTYDIKTAKAVVFDSYNEAKEYVQTQQYPLVIKASGLAGGKGVVICDTLEEAEATIHDFMIRRIYGDAGIRLVIEEYLQGFEASIIAFSNGEKLFPCVAAKDYKKAGNGDTGPNTGGMGSVAPSPEFTQEHYADFEKNILEPTIKGLKAEGFGFKGIIFFGLMVTKNGAYLLEYNMRFGDPETQVLMALMENNLLDVIQDCMDGKDIQLKFKDEKAVCLVMCSGGYPRNIETGFEITGEDKVKHSKLLYAGAIKKGDKVVSNGGRVLNIVATGATFEDARKKVYEDAGHVHFDYGFYREDIGKF
- the guaA gene encoding glutamine-hydrolyzing GMP synthase translates to MNNGIIILDFGSQYNQLIGRRIREMGVYSEILPFNTPLQDILAKQPKGIILSGGPSSVNAENAHLVEKALYEQGVPVLGICYGMQMTAHLLGGKVNKGEKGEYGKANLEIVKESSLLKGVTQNSVVWMSHFDEVGELPAGFELNAKSGVIASISNEDKKIFCVQFHPEVSHTEEGGKMLENFVFGICNAEKNWKLTNYIEKTVEEIREKVGDNKVILGLSGGVDSSVAAVLIHKAIGDQLTCIFVDTGLLRKDEGKKVMDQYGEHFHMNIKMVDAKERFLSKLAGVDDPEAKRKAIGNEFIHVFDEESHKIEGAKFLAQGTIYPDVIESQSVNGPSAVIKSHHNVGGLPEDMEFELLEPLRELFKDEVRRVGEELGIPHHMVYRHPFPGPGLGIRVLGAVDAEKVRILQEADDIFIEELYKNDLYEKVSQAFVVLLPVKSVGVMGDERTYEYTAVVRSANTIDFMTATWSRLPYEFLDTVSSRIINEVRGINRVAYDISSKPPATIEWE